In Marinobacter sp. M3C, the genomic stretch CAAAATGCCCGAACTACCCGCTACAGCCTAGGTGATTTTGTCGGCGCCAGCCCGGGTGCGCTGGAGGTGAAACGTCGTGCCCGCCTGGCCGCGGGGCGCGAAATGCCGGTATTGTTGCTGGGCGAAACCGGCACCGGCAAGGAGGTTCTGGCCCAGGCGATTCACGCCGCCTCTGACCGCGCCGGGAAACCGTTTGTAGGCGTTAACGTAGCGGCCATTCCCGATAATCTACTGGAGGCCGAGTTTTTTGGTGTAGCACCCGGGGCCTTTACAGGCGCCGATCGCAAGCTGCGTGAAGGCAAGTTCCAGCACGCCGACGGTGGCACTCTTTTTCTGGACGAAGTAGGTGATATGCCGCTGGCATTGCAAGCCAAGCTGTTGCGAGCCTTGCAGGAGGGGGAAGTAGAGCCGTTGGGCTCAAACAAGGTCAGCTCTATAGACGTTCGCGTGATCGCCGCAACGAGCCGTGATCTTGTCGCCATGATTGCCGAAGGCGCCTTCCGATCGGATCTTTACTACCGTTTAAACGTGTTCGAAATTCCGATTCCACCATTGCGCCATCGGCTAGCAGACCTCGGCGTATTGTGTGAAGCGTTGTTGGAAGATATCTGCCGCGGTCAGGAACACCAGAGCGAAATGACGGATGCTGCTCTTGGCGTGTTGGCGGGCTACGACTGGCCTGGCAATATCCGCGAATTGCGTAACGTACTGGAGCGTGCACTGACCATGGGCGAAGCGGGTGTTCTGGATGCGGTAGCGATCGGCAAGATGCTGCCGCGCAGCGTAATGCCCGTGGCGGCACACCTGGCCGCGCAGCCTGTACAGCCCTTGGCACAGACATTGGCCGCCGCCGAAGCCCGCGCTATTGAACAGGCGCTCGTGGCAAGCGCGGGCAACCGCAGTAAAGCGGCACGACTTCTGGGCATTTCCCGCTCCGTGCTGTACGACAAGTTGGGCAAGATGTCCTGAATTCCAGACGCATGTATGGTTATCCGAACAACTACGTACAAGAAATCCTTAAAACTGTTGTTTTTTTCGGACACTTTAAGTATCTGTTTGTCTAAATAAATAGTAACATATTGAATAATATGATTTTTATTTATCTGGCACGGGGAGTGCTAAAGCGGCTTGGCACGAAGAATAAAAGACAAAAATAAAAGGAATCTGAGTATGTCTATCAAGCAAAAGCTGTCTTCCCTCAGTTATGGTGTTGCTGTCGCGGCCGTTATTTCTGGCTCACTGGTCAGTAGTCAGGCTCTGGCCGCCGAAAAAGTGCGTTGGCAGGTGCCTTTGGCGTTTCCATCCCATCTGATCGGCCTGACCACGCCGGTGAAGTACCTGTCGGAAACCCTCAAAGAAGTCACCAGTGGTGATGTCCAGTTGCGCTACTACGAGCCCGGCGAGCTGGTACCGCCGTTTGAAATCATGGACGCCGTTAGCAACGGCAAGTACCCCGCCGGTTATACCTGGGTTGGCTACGACCAGGGCACCATTCCGGCCCTGCCGTTATATTCCGGTGCACCTTTTAACATGGAGCCGCCTGCTTATCTGGCTTGGTACTACCAGGGCGACGGCCGCGAACTGCTGGAAGAAATCTACGCCGAGCGCAACATTCACCCCATGCTGTGCAGCATCATCGGGCCTGAAGGCGCCGGCTGGTTTGCCAAGCCGATTGAATCTCTGGAAGACTTCGACGGCCTGAAAATCCGCTTTGCCGGTATCGGTGGTAAGGTTCTGGAAAAGCTGGGCGCCTCGGTGACCATGGTTCCTGGTGGCGAGATCTACCAAGCTCTAGAGCGTAAGATTATTGATGCTTCGGAATTTTCCCAGCCGGCCATCGACAAGATGCTAGGCCTGGACCAGGTGATCAAGAATTACATCATGCCTGGCTGGCACCAGACTCTGACCACGTCGCATCTGTTGGTGAATATGGACACCTGGAAAGGTCTAAAGCCGGAAACCCGCGCGCTGATCGAAATGGGTTGTCGTTCGGCTACCCTTACCGGCTTTGCCGAAAGCGAATGGGCACAACCGACCGCCTTGCGTGATTACCAAAAAGAAGGCGTAAACGCCATCACTCTGCCAGAGCCCGTCCTGCGCGAGTTGCAAAAAGTGACCAATGAAGTACTGGATGAAATTGCTGCGGGAGACGACATGTTTAACCGTGTGCTAACCAGTCAACGTAACTTCATGGAACACCACTCCATCTGGCACAACAAGGGCTACCTGGCCCGTGATTTCTATAATTACGACTGAGCTCCAGGTGTAAACCGGCGGGCAACAACATGGTTGCCCGCCGCTCTGTTCTGACTCTGCAAACACCGAGGTGACCGTGACGCAACCCAATGTACCCGGGGAAGCTGAATCAGCCCTGCCTATTAATAAGGAATTACCTTTCAATGCCCTGTCTGTCCGTCTGGATAGGCTGGTAGTGGCGGTTGGCCGGCTGGCTTCCTACCTCTGGCTGGTGGTAATGGGCGTTATTCTAACCAGCGTGTTTTCGCGCTATGTGTTGGCGCAAGGCTCCATTGCGCTGGAAGAAATGTCCTGGCACCTGTTTGGCGCCGCTACCATGCTCACCCTGGGTTACGCCGCCGTGCGTAATGATCACGTTCGGGTAGACGTATTACACGAACATTTTTCACTGCGCACCCAGGCCTGGATTGACCTGTTAGGCATTGTGCTACTGGCGCTTCCAATTCTGTATCTGATGATACACACGATGGTGCCCACGGCATGGACAGCCTGGGTCTATCAGGAGCGCTCGCAGGCGCCCAGCGGCCTGCCTTATCGTTTTATATTCAAAAGCATTTTACCCCTCGGAATCGCGTTGGTGATGATCGCGCTGTTTTCCCGCGCCTTGCGTTGCAGCACATTGCTGTTTGGTTTTCCGCGGGCGACCGCATTGCCAGACGCAGATCGCGCCAGCCCGGGCCATTCCAGCCCCTGATTTCAAAGCCTGATCCCGGCCCCTAATTCAAGAGTCTCGATTATGAGTGTGGACGTTGTTCTGGTTATCGCCATGTTTGCCAGTTTTATGGGGCTTTTGCTACTGGGGTTCCCGGTGGCCTGGTCACTGGCTGGCACTGGTCTAATATTTGGCATTGTTGGCCATGTACTTGTGACCTATTTTGATTCGCCGTTGTGGTTTACCTGGCAGGGCACTATTGGCGTTCTGGACGCTCGCATATACGGCATTGTGGCCAATGAGTTAATGGTGGCGCTGCCGTTGTTTATATTCATGGGCATTATGCTTGACCGGTCTGGTATTGCTGAACGGCTGATGCACAGCTTGGTGAAAGTATTGGGTCCGTTACGCGGTGGTTACGCCATCACGGTGGTTATTGTAGGTGTGCTGCTGGCGGCGTCGACCGGCATTGTCGGCGCTTCGGTGGTGTTGCTAGGTATGTTGTCACTGGGCCCAATGATGCAGGCCAACTACAACAAATCGCTGGCGGTAGGCACTGTCTGTTCCGTCGGTACGCTGGGCATTCTGATGCCACCGAGCATCATGCTGGTGCTGATGGCTGACCGCCTGGGCACCTCTGAGGCGTCGGTTGGCAAGCTGTTTATGGGCGCGCTGATTCCCGGCGTGATGCTGGCCGGGATGTATATTTTGTACATCCTGATTATCTCGTTTGTAAAAAAAGACATGGCACCGGCGCCGGCCAACCGCGAACCACTCACTCCCCGGGCTCTGCTGGATGTGGCAAAAGCAGTGCTACCACCGATGACCCTGATTCTTGCAGTGTTAGGCTCGATCTTTGCTGGCATTGCCACCACCACCGAAGCTTCGGCCGTGGGCGCCGGCGGCGCCATGCTGATGGCCTTTGTCAGCAAACGCCTGGACATGGCTACC encodes the following:
- a CDS encoding sigma 54-interacting transcriptional regulator — encoded protein: MTQPFKGKNKSGLTRELIEALIPMFEQASAGVIAIDRRARITWINSSYSKLMGLGDPASAVGRPVRQLIPHTRMPEVLESGKPLLLDIMEHQKQQLVVTRLPFFDDADEIVGVIAFVLYDDLQPLTPLVSKYRRLHQDLAAARKALAQNARTTRYSLGDFVGASPGALEVKRRARLAAGREMPVLLLGETGTGKEVLAQAIHAASDRAGKPFVGVNVAAIPDNLLEAEFFGVAPGAFTGADRKLREGKFQHADGGTLFLDEVGDMPLALQAKLLRALQEGEVEPLGSNKVSSIDVRVIAATSRDLVAMIAEGAFRSDLYYRLNVFEIPIPPLRHRLADLGVLCEALLEDICRGQEHQSEMTDAALGVLAGYDWPGNIRELRNVLERALTMGEAGVLDAVAIGKMLPRSVMPVAAHLAAQPVQPLAQTLAAAEARAIEQALVASAGNRSKAARLLGISRSVLYDKLGKMS
- a CDS encoding TRAP transporter substrate-binding protein, yielding MSIKQKLSSLSYGVAVAAVISGSLVSSQALAAEKVRWQVPLAFPSHLIGLTTPVKYLSETLKEVTSGDVQLRYYEPGELVPPFEIMDAVSNGKYPAGYTWVGYDQGTIPALPLYSGAPFNMEPPAYLAWYYQGDGRELLEEIYAERNIHPMLCSIIGPEGAGWFAKPIESLEDFDGLKIRFAGIGGKVLEKLGASVTMVPGGEIYQALERKIIDASEFSQPAIDKMLGLDQVIKNYIMPGWHQTLTTSHLLVNMDTWKGLKPETRALIEMGCRSATLTGFAESEWAQPTALRDYQKEGVNAITLPEPVLRELQKVTNEVLDEIAAGDDMFNRVLTSQRNFMEHHSIWHNKGYLARDFYNYD
- a CDS encoding TRAP transporter small permease subunit encodes the protein MTQPNVPGEAESALPINKELPFNALSVRLDRLVVAVGRLASYLWLVVMGVILTSVFSRYVLAQGSIALEEMSWHLFGAATMLTLGYAAVRNDHVRVDVLHEHFSLRTQAWIDLLGIVLLALPILYLMIHTMVPTAWTAWVYQERSQAPSGLPYRFIFKSILPLGIALVMIALFSRALRCSTLLFGFPRATALPDADRASPGHSSP
- a CDS encoding TRAP transporter large permease subunit; translation: MSVDVVLVIAMFASFMGLLLLGFPVAWSLAGTGLIFGIVGHVLVTYFDSPLWFTWQGTIGVLDARIYGIVANELMVALPLFIFMGIMLDRSGIAERLMHSLVKVLGPLRGGYAITVVIVGVLLAASTGIVGASVVLLGMLSLGPMMQANYNKSLAVGTVCSVGTLGILMPPSIMLVLMADRLGTSEASVGKLFMGALIPGVMLAGMYILYILIISFVKKDMAPAPANREPLTPRALLDVAKAVLPPMTLILAVLGSIFAGIATTTEASAVGAGGAMLMAFVSKRLDMATLKDSLYQTSRTSAFIFGIFIGATVFASVLRGLGGDEVIEGAITGLPFGTTGVLLTVLFVTFLLGFFLDWVEITLIILPLVAPVLFKMGVDPVWFAILFALCLQTSFLTPPVGFSLFYIKGVCPPEITTRDIYLGVLPFIFLQLLAIALVFWFEPLATWLPNEVYGGP